In Candidatus Omnitrophota bacterium, the DNA window CGACCGGACTGCACTCGAATCATTTTCAATGGGATAACATCGGCGGATAAGGAGAGGGGAATCGTTATCGCGGCCACGGGCTTAGGCGTATTTGTCGGCGTCGCCGTAGGCGTGGGAGTAGGCGGTTGATCGAACCAGCTGGAATTCATAGCGAGGCGGAATGAGATGTCGGGAGCCGGCCAAGGAGATCTGACGTTTTTGCGATACGGCGACCAGAAGGCGTCTGTGAACCAATCGCTCCAGCCGCCGCCCCGCAAAATATCTTCGCCGTTTGGCGGAACGCCGTTGATAGGATCGACCTGATCGTTGGCGGAGTATGAATTATAGATATCTTCGCACAATTCCCGGCAATTCCCGGTCATATCGAATAAGCTCCAAGGGTTGGGCATTTTCAGACCTACGGGCTGCGGACGCATTCCGGAGTTGAACGGAGTCCACGCATAGTCATTGAGCGGACTGTCCGAATCGCCCCAGAAATAATTCGTTTCCGTTCCCGCGCGGCAGGCGTATTCCCATTCCGCCTCCGTCGGCAGCCGGAATTTGACATAGACGTTTCTTCCATCCGAAGGCAGTTTGAAAGACGCCGAATTTTCATCGTTGATTTTTTGGATGAAATGGCGGCATTCCGATTTGGCGACGTTATGGATGGGCAAATCGGATCCTTTATATGTCGCGGGATTGCTCCCCATCACGGCTTGCCATTGCGCTTGCGTCAATTCATAAATGCTTAGATAAAAGTCGTTCGTCAAGGTTACGTTATGTTTCGGACCATAAACGTCATTCCCCATGATGAACGATCCGGCGGGGATTCGTTTCATTACGATGGGTTTAACGTTCGCCGGTAATCCTGTCAATACGATTTCGATGACGTTACCAATCGGCGTGTTGGTGGCTGTGGGCGTGAATGTAAGCGTTGGCGTATTGGTGTACGTCGGCGTAGGGGTAAAAGTATCGGTTGGAGTGGATGTCGGCGTAAATGTTGGCGTTGGCGTAAAGGTTCTGGTCGCTGTAGGCCTCCGAGTAAAAGTAGTGGTAGGAGTGAATGTAAGCGTTGGGGTGGTCGTGGGTGAAAACGTCGGCGTTGAAGAGGGAGTCATTGTCGGAGTTCGCGTTGGCGTCAGAGTGGCCGTGGGCGAAAACGTCAGCGTCGAAGAGGGAGTGTAAGTCGGCGTCAACGTCGGCGTCGCTGTCGGCGTGCGCGTTGGAGTCGCTGTTGCTGTCGGCGTTGGCGAAGGCGTGCGCGTCGGAGTAAACGTCCTGGTTGGAGTAAATGTTCTTGTGGGCGTAAAAGTGGGGGTAGAAGTATAGGTTACTGTCGCCGTCGGCGTGAAGGTCGATGTAGGAGTAAACGTCGCTGTAGAAGTTGGAGTGGACGTAGGCGTCGCTGTGGGCGTAATGGTGGAGGTAGGAGTCGGCGTGAAGTCCACTCGATTGATGTTCGATCGGAACATCGCCCCCAAGAAGATGTCTTTGGGAAATATGGAAGTAATTTCTATCTTATCGATAAAAATAGAAGCGCTTCCCTGCAATTCTCCCTTATTGTGAACCAAGAGCAGCGGCGTTACCGCTTCTCCGGCGTCGGGTTCGTAAATCATCGTCAATTCGTTTTCTTGGATGCGGGGATCGAAGGCGTTGTTGTTTTGATAAACCGCTACGGCCCCGTCGATGCCCGTTTGAGAAGATAGATCGCCTTTCAATACGCCCAAGGAAACTACCGTTCCCGTCATCTCCGAATCGGGAAATTCTCGTTTGGCGCATATCGACGCTTTGATAAGAATGGGACTGCCGTTCGTTCGAATCGATTCTTTTGCGAAGATAATATCCTGTGAATTTTGCTTGAAATGGATTTCGATCCCTTTTCCATCTTGCGAATTCGGAAAGATTTTTACCGGATAGGACAGGGACGGAAATTCACAAAACGCGATTGCCGCCGGATTCAGCTGATCGAAGCCGCCGGGAATTTCCACCCAGCCGTTATCTTCCAAATTGTTTTTATCGAACGAATAAACGATATCGTTTACGGGCTTCGCCGGAGATTGAAATCGGGGGAGACGGATCGAATCGAAGACTTTCGAGAGGCCGAAAAGATCGAAGAGCGAGCCGGGATAAGGGTAAAGCGAATTTAGGCGGAATATCTCCATTTTATCGATCAAAATCGTCGAGGGTTTATTTAGAGTATAGGAATCCAGCAGGATGACGGGCGTGATTTTGCTAACGGCGTCCGGCTCGAAAAGAATGGCGATCATGCCATCCGAATCCGCGAAGGAGACGAAGGAAAATATCTTATTGTAAAGGACGGTTCCATCGACGGATTCGCCCGATGCTAAGTTTCCTTTCAAAGCGCCAAGGCCGATAATCGCAGAATCCTTTTCCTTCGTTCTTAACGACAAGCGAATCAAGACTGGGTTACCATTCGTATCGATCGTCTGTTCGGGAAAGAGAATCGTCTGCGAACCGGGATAGATCGTAGCGAGAATTCCTTTGCGATCGGCGCTATTCGAAAAAGGATTCGCAATGATGTTTTGACGATCGAAATCCACAAGTTCGATTTGGCAAAGTTGTTTGTTTTCGAAGCCGCCGGGAATTTCAATCCACCCGCTGGCTTTTAAATCGCTATGATCGAAATCGAATGTCACATCGGGATTGGGCTCCGGAATGCGAGTCGGCGTGGATGTAGGTACGGGAGTAAACGTATTCGTCGGCGTAAAGGTCAGCGTAAAGGTAGGCGTATAGGTTAGCGTCGGCGTAAACGTTGGCGTAAATGTAGGCGTTGGCGTGAGCGACGGCGTGGATGTGAGCGTCGAAGTAAATGTCGGCGTAAACGTTGGAGTAAATGTATGAGTTGGCGTAAGGGTTGGCGTTGAAGTGGGCGTAGAGGTTAACGTCGGCGTATGCGTTGGTGTAAATGTAAATGTATAGGTCGGCGTAAATGTCGGCGTGCGCGTAGGCGTATGAGTATTCGTCGGCCTGGGAGTTCGAGTTGGAGTAGTAGTGCGCGTAGGCGAATAGGTGGGAGTGAATGTCGGCATCGGCGTCGCCGTTGGCGCGTACGATGAGGTTGGGGTAAATGACGGGGTGCGGGTTGGAGTCGGCGTTCGAGTAAACGTTGGCGTGCGCGTGAAGGTTCTCGTCGCCGTCGGCGTGGGGGGATAGGTCGGCGTATTCGTAGGAACGTATGTCGGCGTCGGCGTGGGAATATCTTGTATCGAGGCCGCGGCGCGGAAGCCTATCGAGTTCTGCGCGTCTTGTGCGTAGGGATACCAGCCGTAACGGGCGGCGGAACGGCAATCCGCCAGTTCGCTTTCTCCGTTGCCGCCGCGAATCACCCTCATTCCCGATCGTTTGGGGATTTCATAGCGCGAAGTTCCATCATTGGGTATGTCCTGCAAATTATCATACCAATCGTCTTCGCAAAATTCGTTGACGTTGCCGCCGATATCGAACAAGCCCCAAGGATTGGACAATTTCAATCCCACTTCATGCGTTAGATTCTCGCCATCGTAATTGCCTCCATACCATTCGTATCTTCCGATGCTTTGCCCGTTGGGATCGTCTCCCCAATAAAAGCGCGTCGCTGTCCCCGCCCGG includes these proteins:
- a CDS encoding SUMF1/EgtB/PvdO family nonheme iron enzyme yields the protein MKNARLNFLFYKRDLLVFLTIFAITFAGRAEDVRIDIPNLPGSAKALELTRIPAGAFTIGSPESDDYRSDTEGPMKEISFQEDFLIGIYEVTNAQFAEFLKQKGNYVRVAGKYEWYFDENDPDLPLKLVDGEWKVLEGYENHPVVEVSWWGAHDFCAWLNEIYSHQPYKVVSFRLPSESEWEYACRAGTATRFYWGDDPNGQSIGRYEWYGGNYDGENLTHEVGLKLSNPWGLFDIGGNVNEFCEDDWYDNLQDIPNDGTSRYEIPKRSGMRVIRGGNGESELADCRSAARYGWYPYAQDAQNSIGFRAAASIQDIPTPTPTYVPTNTPTYPPTPTATRTFTRTPTFTRTPTPTRTPSFTPTSSYAPTATPMPTFTPTYSPTRTTTPTRTPRPTNTHTPTRTPTFTPTYTFTFTPTHTPTLTSTPTSTPTLTPTHTFTPTFTPTFTSTLTSTPSLTPTPTFTPTFTPTLTYTPTFTLTFTPTNTFTPVPTSTPTRIPEPNPDVTFDFDHSDLKASGWIEIPGGFENKQLCQIELVDFDRQNIIANPFSNSADRKGILATIYPGSQTILFPEQTIDTNGNPVLIRLSLRTKEKDSAIIGLGALKGNLASGESVDGTVLYNKIFSFVSFADSDGMIAILFEPDAVSKITPVILLDSYTLNKPSTILIDKMEIFRLNSLYPYPGSLFDLFGLSKVFDSIRLPRFQSPAKPVNDIVYSFDKNNLEDNGWVEIPGGFDQLNPAAIAFCEFPSLSYPVKIFPNSQDGKGIEIHFKQNSQDIIFAKESIRTNGSPILIKASICAKREFPDSEMTGTVVSLGVLKGDLSSQTGIDGAVAVYQNNNAFDPRIQENELTMIYEPDAGEAVTPLLLVHNKGELQGSASIFIDKIEITSIFPKDIFLGAMFRSNINRVDFTPTPTSTITPTATPTSTPTSTATFTPTSTFTPTATVTYTSTPTFTPTRTFTPTRTFTPTRTPSPTPTATATPTRTPTATPTLTPTYTPSSTLTFSPTATLTPTRTPTMTPSSTPTFSPTTTPTLTFTPTTTFTRRPTATRTFTPTPTFTPTSTPTDTFTPTPTYTNTPTLTFTPTATNTPIGNVIEIVLTGLPANVKPIVMKRIPAGSFIMGNDVYGPKHNVTLTNDFYLSIYELTQAQWQAVMGSNPATYKGSDLPIHNVAKSECRHFIQKINDENSASFKLPSDGRNVYVKFRLPTEAEWEYACRAGTETNYFWGDSDSPLNDYAWTPFNSGMRPQPVGLKMPNPWSLFDMTGNCRELCEDIYNSYSANDQVDPINGVPPNGEDILRGGGWSDWFTDAFWSPYRKNVRSPWPAPDISFRLAMNSSWFDQPPTPTPTATPTNTPKPVAAITIPLSLSADVIPLKMIRVQSGRFIMGSNRVDNLNYEQEVPQHEVIIANDFYLGMYEITQAQWKAVMGDTPNVTLNNPDKPVTNITWDQCSQFAAALNRMNETQWGSEFGTFDLPTEAEWEYACRAGTQTNFFWGDDEKIYYQYAYINQKGFAAKQVVEKVGVVKPNLWGFYNMAGNAHEWVKDGYQPYSQDFQTDPIGSNFTGEKVFRGGCYSLDVDDARSSIRSLAKSSFKGPIGFRIVMRPLPSGATPTPQGAALIAAYPKSAQFGSNMQTYAKDQEGRDIVQELVDSLQTNLQHMKDDNLNLVRYFATEHESATKLMVETVMKMKMKILFVYECKGWWDPQQQKNYLAEGESYLTTEAGYANFIYDRLSFIDNVVPGAIGSTLIGVQIGNEEEALDGVSAPGYLDAGRRFANYYLAARDKIKSKWPNLPILSGSIENYNAIARATGGKKNNWMNDNGLYARAFLNGFVQTIREKSPNQNKLPEMIAFNSYSGKYSAEAVDGPELPEYASRIQTLKELFAFYSYYPAFANMEFGFSPDGDSVYGCIGANEMTQAVYYIRRVLMDATVADLSYSTYWVHYGIDKTMWDTGWFNYRDAHNNDDNPDLIIRKVGSKLHNSPFSNEPGLGLGENAVWIPAYSERGQIDSLQGDNTMRCGWINQKGEKWGAIWRYQFNNDSFYYTKGVAAAFVVDGENPGPARLFKFIINPPYKSKNTAWAEIASAPIAGKQDSQNPANTIYELPAAVQHPVYGTIEVTDENPAFLLFGE